From the genome of Thiohalorhabdus sp. Cl-TMA, one region includes:
- a CDS encoding ATP adenylyltransferase family protein, translated as MTEHTDLLLPGTLWDSIRGRTEHALATGALQPIPTECETLRDGGIDFQVRIAPSLEQKIAEVRDQRKREAAGEKTDPFADPEPDLYLGSLTPAHFALLNKFPVLEHHLLIVTWGYEDQQTLLTHPDFTALDVALSEIDGLILYNAGPPAGASQPHKHLQLVPLPFNDAGPRLPVDALLEPEQLPETPTTDTRLPFPHAACRVDVRNRSSGELEEIYYALRQTLGIWEESTPYNFLATRHWMMLVPRVRERFEGIMINALGFAGGFLVRNHQDLEHLRVTGPMRVLQGVSQ; from the coding sequence ATGACCGAGCATACCGACCTACTTCTGCCCGGCACGCTCTGGGACAGCATTCGTGGGCGTACCGAGCATGCCCTGGCAACCGGGGCCCTGCAGCCCATTCCCACCGAATGCGAAACCCTCCGGGACGGAGGGATCGACTTCCAGGTCCGGATCGCACCTAGTCTGGAGCAGAAGATCGCCGAAGTGCGCGATCAGCGGAAGCGGGAGGCGGCGGGAGAGAAGACCGACCCCTTCGCCGATCCAGAGCCGGATTTGTACCTGGGCAGCCTGACGCCCGCCCACTTCGCCCTGCTCAACAAGTTCCCGGTCCTGGAGCACCATCTGCTGATCGTGACATGGGGGTACGAGGACCAGCAGACCCTGCTGACCCATCCCGATTTCACGGCCCTGGACGTAGCACTCTCGGAGATCGACGGCCTCATCCTCTACAACGCCGGCCCCCCGGCGGGGGCCAGCCAGCCCCACAAGCATCTGCAGCTGGTGCCGCTGCCTTTCAACGACGCCGGACCGCGTTTGCCCGTGGACGCTCTGCTGGAGCCGGAACAGCTCCCGGAGACACCCACCACGGATACCCGGCTGCCCTTCCCGCATGCCGCGTGCCGCGTGGATGTCCGCAATCGGAGCTCGGGGGAGCTGGAGGAGATCTACTACGCCCTTCGGCAAACGCTGGGGATCTGGGAGGAGAGCACCCCGTACAACTTCCTGGCGACCCGGCACTGGATGATGCTGGTGCCGCGCGTCCGGGAGCGCTTCGAGGGGATCATGATCAACGCCCTGGGCTTTGCCGGCGGCTTCCTGGTCCGTAACCACCAGGATCTGGAGCACCTGCGGGTTACCGGCCCCATGCGGGTCCTGCAGGGGGTCAGCCAGTAA
- a CDS encoding OsmC family protein, whose protein sequence is MRITLHAPQDLTLSDLAEEGLQISAGGEDVHFSAMEMFNTSLALCTASVLTAYAERIDAGLEGLAVRMRWEYGESPKRIGRITMDIRWPELPENRRKAAERAAAQCTLHHTLEMPPEVETRVAGPAGGAEV, encoded by the coding sequence ATGCGGATCACCCTGCACGCACCCCAGGACCTGACCCTTTCCGACCTCGCCGAGGAGGGCCTGCAGATCAGCGCCGGGGGCGAGGACGTCCACTTCAGCGCCATGGAGATGTTCAACACTTCCCTGGCCCTGTGCACCGCCTCGGTGCTGACCGCCTACGCCGAGCGGATCGATGCCGGCCTGGAGGGGCTGGCGGTACGCATGCGCTGGGAGTACGGCGAATCCCCCAAGCGCATCGGCCGCATCACCATGGACATCCGGTGGCCGGAGCTTCCGGAAAACCGGCGCAAGGCCGCCGAGCGCGCCGCCGCGCAGTGCACCCTCCACCACACCCTGGAGATGCCGCCGGAGGTGGAGACCCGGGTAGCGGGACCGGCTGGCGGGGCCGAGGTATAG